From a region of the Helicobacter hepaticus ATCC 51449 genome:
- a CDS encoding trans-sulfuration enzyme family protein: MKSTLDTLLIHGGATTDPRTGAVNIPIYQTSTYAQSALGEHLGYEYSRTKNPTRDGIESLIAQCEGGKFGFAFASGMAAIGTILSLFQSGDCIIISNNVYGGTFRILDKVFSHFNISYKIVDTRDLKALESAITPEVKAVLIETPANPLLSVTPLEQVAILAKKKGILSIVDNTFMTPYLQKPLELGIDIVMHSATKYLGGHSDLIAGLVVVNDSALAERIGFLQNSIGGVLAPFDSFLLIRGMKTLGVRLQRHCENALFLAQALSEHSGVEKVYYPGLKSDEGYQIQNSQARSGGGMLSFELKKNYDYRIFFKSTQTIVLAESLGGVESLLCHPASMTHASIPKDVRERMGISEHLIRLSVGIEYAQDLLDDLNQAIKKAKV, from the coding sequence ATGAAAAGCACGCTTGATACATTGCTGATACACGGGGGAGCAACCACAGACCCACGAACAGGTGCAGTTAATATCCCTATCTATCAAACTTCTACCTATGCCCAAAGTGCGCTCGGAGAACATTTAGGATATGAATACTCACGCACTAAGAATCCAACGCGAGATGGCATTGAGAGCCTTATTGCCCAATGTGAGGGTGGAAAATTTGGCTTCGCTTTTGCTTCGGGTATGGCAGCTATTGGCACGATTTTAAGTCTCTTTCAAAGTGGAGATTGCATTATCATTTCAAATAATGTCTATGGTGGCACTTTTAGAATCTTAGATAAAGTTTTTTCACATTTTAATATTAGCTATAAAATTGTTGATACACGTGATTTGAAAGCATTAGAATCTGCTATTACGCCTGAAGTCAAAGCTGTGCTTATTGAAACTCCAGCAAATCCGCTTCTAAGTGTTACGCCTTTAGAGCAGGTTGCTATACTTGCGAAAAAAAAAGGTATTTTAAGCATTGTAGATAATACCTTTATGACGCCTTATTTACAAAAACCTTTAGAGCTTGGCATTGATATCGTGATGCATTCAGCAACAAAATATCTTGGAGGACATAGCGACCTTATAGCAGGACTCGTAGTTGTAAATGATTCTGCACTTGCAGAACGTATCGGCTTTTTACAAAATAGTATTGGGGGAGTGTTAGCACCTTTTGATAGCTTTTTGCTTATTCGCGGTATGAAAACACTCGGGGTGCGTCTCCAGCGCCATTGTGAAAATGCTCTCTTTTTAGCACAAGCACTTAGCGAGCATAGTGGGGTTGAAAAGGTATATTATCCCGGACTTAAAAGTGATGAAGGCTATCAAATACAAAACTCACAGGCTCGTAGCGGTGGAGGAATGCTAAGTTTTGAACTCAAAAAAAATTATGATTATAGAATCTTTTTTAAATCCACGCAAACAATCGTTTTAGCCGAAAGTTTAGGAGGTGTAGAATCCTTGCTTTGCCACCCTGCATCTATGACTCATGCTTCAATCCCCAAAGATGTGCGTGAGCGTATGGGTATAAGCGAACATCTTATCCGCCTTTCTGTTGGTATTGAATATGCACAAGATTTACTTGATGATTTAAATCAAGCCATTAAAAAAGCAAAGGTATAG
- a CDS encoding hydrogenase small subunit, whose amino-acid sequence MKTQDAYQELFKKASQRLDELSKLPAHNAEKDLLQELESKGFSRRDFMKWSGMMTAALALPATFAPLTAKAAEVANRLPVVWLHMAECTGCSESLLRSDAPSIDSLIFDYISLEYHETVMAASGWQAEHNLENAIEKYAGQYILMVEGGIPKGSSEFYLTIGGHARTGAEEARHAAKGAKAIFAIGTCSSFGGVQAAHPNPTNAVPLSEITNRSVINVPGCPPSEKNIVGNVLHFILFGSLPSLDAYNRPTWAYGLRIHDLCERRGRFDAGQFVQHFGDENAQKGYCLYKVGCKGPYTFNNCSKLRFNQHTSWPIQAGHGCIGCSEPHFWDTMNPFEEPIGNRLYATSFNGMGADKTADTIGAVVLGAAAIGIAAHAIISSTQNAK is encoded by the coding sequence ATGAAAACACAAGATGCATACCAAGAGTTGTTTAAAAAGGCTTCCCAAAGGCTTGATGAGCTCTCCAAGCTTCCTGCTCATAATGCAGAAAAAGACTTATTACAAGAATTAGAATCTAAAGGATTCTCTCGCCGTGATTTTATGAAATGGTCAGGAATGATGACAGCTGCATTAGCCTTACCCGCAACTTTTGCCCCGCTCACTGCTAAAGCTGCAGAAGTTGCTAATCGTCTCCCTGTGGTATGGTTACATATGGCAGAATGCACAGGTTGCAGTGAAAGCTTACTTCGCAGTGATGCGCCGAGCATAGATTCTTTAATCTTTGATTATATAAGCCTTGAATACCACGAAACCGTTATGGCTGCTTCAGGTTGGCAAGCCGAACATAATCTTGAAAATGCCATCGAAAAATATGCTGGGCAATATATTTTAATGGTAGAAGGCGGTATCCCCAAAGGCAGTAGTGAGTTTTATCTCACTATCGGAGGACACGCTCGCACAGGTGCAGAAGAAGCACGACACGCAGCAAAAGGCGCAAAAGCAATTTTTGCCATTGGCACTTGTTCAAGCTTTGGCGGTGTCCAAGCTGCACATCCTAACCCAACAAATGCTGTGCCTCTTAGCGAAATTACTAACCGCAGTGTCATTAATGTGCCTGGTTGTCCGCCAAGTGAAAAAAACATTGTAGGAAATGTGTTGCATTTTATCCTTTTTGGCTCACTTCCTTCACTTGATGCATATAATCGTCCAACTTGGGCTTATGGACTAAGAATCCACGATTTATGCGAACGTCGAGGACGTTTTGATGCAGGACAATTCGTTCAACATTTTGGCGATGAAAATGCACAAAAAGGCTACTGCCTTTACAAAGTAGGCTGTAAAGGACCTTATACTTTTAACAATTGCTCAAAATTAAGATTTAACCAACATACAAGTTGGCCTATTCAAGCAGGACACGGCTGTATAGGTTGTAGTGAGCCTCACTTTTGGGATACAATGAACCCATTTGAAGAGCCTATAGGCAATCGTCTTTATGCAACAAGTTTTAATGGAATGGGCGCAGACAAAACGGCAGATACAATCGGTGCTGTAGTGCTTGGGGCTGCAGCCATAGGTATTGCCGCACACGCAATTATTAGTTCAACACAAAATGCAAAATAA
- the trxA gene encoding thioredoxin, with protein sequence MAKYKELTNDNFDTEALSGVALVDFWAPWCNPCKMLSPVIDKLADEYEGKAKICKVNVDEQGELSKRFGIRNIPTILFMKDGEIKDQVTGAMPEQVIRQKLDSIL encoded by the coding sequence ATGGCTAAATATAAAGAATTAACTAATGATAACTTTGATACAGAGGCTTTAAGTGGCGTAGCATTGGTGGATTTTTGGGCACCTTGGTGCAATCCTTGCAAGATGCTTTCTCCAGTAATAGATAAACTTGCAGATGAATATGAAGGTAAAGCAAAAATTTGCAAAGTTAATGTTGATGAGCAAGGAGAGTTATCAAAACGATTTGGTATTAGAAATATTCCTACAATCTTATTTATGAAAGATGGGGAAATTAAAGACCAAGTTACAGGCGCAATGCCAGAGCAAGTTATTCGACAAAAGCTTGATTCGATTCTTTAG
- a CDS encoding HyaD/HybD family hydrogenase maturation endopeptidase, with protein sequence MKILVLGIGNILFGDEGIGVHLANFLKLNYRFSGENEVEFVDGGTLASMLIPLITSYDKVLILDCVDVNNANIGEVYYFDFDNVPNIITWAGSAHEVEMLQTLRLTAINGDLPPVKIIGIIPEVIGEDTAFTLSQPVKEGAKIMEKLALEFLEENGIHAQKVDNRDLQEVANGSFRGYE encoded by the coding sequence ATGAAAATTTTAGTGCTTGGCATTGGTAATATCCTCTTTGGTGATGAGGGTATTGGGGTGCATTTAGCCAACTTTCTTAAACTCAATTATCGCTTTAGCGGGGAAAATGAGGTAGAGTTTGTCGATGGTGGCACACTTGCTTCTATGCTCATTCCCCTGATTACTTCTTATGATAAGGTTCTTATTCTTGATTGCGTAGATGTCAATAATGCCAACATTGGTGAGGTATATTATTTTGATTTTGATAATGTGCCAAATATTATCACTTGGGCAGGAAGCGCACACGAAGTAGAGATGCTTCAAACATTACGTCTTACCGCAATTAATGGTGATTTACCCCCTGTTAAAATTATTGGCATCATTCCTGAAGTCATTGGCGAAGATACAGCTTTTACTCTCTCGCAACCTGTAAAAGAAGGTGCAAAGATTATGGAAAAGCTTGCTCTAGAATTTTTAGAAGAAAATGGTATCCACGCACAAAAAGTTGACAATAGAGATTTACAAGAAGTCGCTAATGGTTCTTTTAGAGGCTATGAATGA
- a CDS encoding cysteine synthase family protein translates to MLYRSSLELIGHTPLLELTHLNIANNNRIFAKLEFYNPAGGIKDRVALYICQKLKEKGLLHKDSVIIEATAGNTGLGIAFVAQHFGCKAILIVPDKFSIEKQILMRALGAQVINTPKEKGMQGAMDRAQEMLSCTPYALSLNQFENLDNPQAHYLTTAKEIYDDMAKVQANSENGSDALIDYLVCGAGSGGSFSGIVGYLKKQDSRIKGVLCDPVGSIIGGGEEGCANIEGIGNNFIPHTMDISLIDSVQKITDEEAYEGVRMLAKNEGILAGISSGACLIACLKLANEVQNSLIVTLFADDLSRYFSRNLID, encoded by the coding sequence ATGCTCTATCGTTCAAGTCTTGAACTTATAGGGCATACACCACTTTTAGAACTTACTCATTTGAATATTGCAAACAATAACCGCATTTTTGCAAAGCTAGAATTCTATAATCCTGCAGGAGGAATAAAAGACAGGGTAGCTCTTTACATCTGCCAAAAGCTTAAGGAAAAGGGTCTTTTACATAAAGATTCTGTTATTATTGAAGCTACTGCGGGGAATACAGGACTTGGTATCGCCTTTGTGGCACAACATTTTGGGTGCAAAGCTATTCTTATCGTACCTGATAAATTCTCTATTGAAAAACAGATTCTAATGCGCGCACTTGGCGCACAAGTCATCAATACGCCCAAAGAAAAAGGAATGCAAGGTGCTATGGACAGAGCACAAGAAATGTTATCTTGCACACCTTATGCTTTAAGTCTTAATCAATTTGAGAATCTTGATAATCCACAAGCACATTATCTTACTACAGCTAAAGAAATTTATGATGATATGGCAAAAGTGCAAGCAAATAGTGAAAATGGCTCTGACGCACTCATTGATTATCTTGTATGTGGTGCTGGGAGCGGAGGGAGCTTTAGCGGTATAGTTGGTTATCTTAAAAAGCAAGATTCTCGCATAAAAGGTGTGCTATGCGACCCTGTAGGCTCTATTATCGGCGGTGGTGAAGAGGGTTGTGCAAATATTGAAGGTATTGGTAATAACTTTATCCCTCATACAATGGATATTTCACTCATTGATAGTGTGCAAAAAATCACAGATGAGGAAGCTTATGAGGGTGTAAGAATGCTAGCTAAAAATGAGGGAATCTTAGCAGGCATATCTTCTGGAGCGTGTTTGATAGCTTGTCTAAAACTCGCTAATGAAGTGCAAAATAGCCTGATTGTAACACTTTTTGCAGATGACTTAAGCCGTTATTTTAGTCGCAATTTAATTGATTAA
- a CDS encoding SIMPL domain-containing protein (The SIMPL domain is named for its presence in mouse protein SIMPL (signalling molecule that associates with mouse pelle-like kinase). Bacterial member BP26, from Brucella, was shown to assemble into a channel-like structure, while YggE from E. coli has been associated with resistance to oxidative stress.), with protein MKALSFASILGIVGFTLMISACSDEKNAFNTNECPKDALCLYKNVSFSQNIMPNAYKASIRITESDTLRKGGEIESATKKDIANTLNDIITLSKRKGFCEGGNHDLRPNIQYKDGAARDTVGYTLSFSLECDVPSKQKKDYDAFIADIDKKINKNKYLSFLAPNVNIIATPQAWQEAQDKTFGGALKLAKESAQEYSKILDKKCTLVSADAINNTLAPREFAKVSNMSASSDVSWELPSPKEQEITAKIQVKYICK; from the coding sequence ATGAAAGCTTTATCTTTTGCCTCAATATTAGGGATTGTAGGATTTACCCTTATGATAAGTGCGTGCAGTGATGAAAAAAACGCATTTAACACCAATGAATGCCCCAAAGATGCACTTTGTTTGTATAAAAATGTCTCATTTTCACAAAATATTATGCCTAATGCTTATAAAGCAAGTATTCGCATTACAGAAAGTGATACTTTGCGTAAAGGTGGTGAGATAGAATCTGCAACCAAAAAAGATATTGCCAATACGCTCAATGACATTATTACGCTTAGTAAGCGAAAAGGATTCTGTGAAGGCGGCAATCACGATTTACGTCCAAATATTCAATATAAAGATGGAGCAGCACGTGATACCGTTGGCTACACACTTAGCTTTAGTCTTGAATGCGATGTGCCAAGTAAGCAAAAAAAAGATTATGATGCCTTTATTGCTGATATTGATAAAAAAATCAATAAAAATAAATATCTTAGCTTCCTTGCTCCTAATGTTAATATCATTGCTACTCCTCAAGCTTGGCAAGAAGCTCAAGATAAAACCTTTGGTGGCGCGCTTAAGCTTGCTAAAGAAAGTGCGCAAGAATATTCCAAGATTCTTGATAAGAAATGCACCCTTGTAAGTGCTGATGCTATTAATAATACTCTCGCACCACGCGAATTTGCTAAAGTAAGCAATATGAGTGCTTCTTCTGATGTAAGCTGGGAACTGCCCTCACCCAAAGAGCAAGAAATCACAGCAAAAATTCAAGTCAAATATATTTGTAAATAA
- a CDS encoding DUF2972 domain-containing protein: MSEITKDKAFETMRDLSHIFGFEKPKEADRHLFEEQAYAHLYFLFPLHLCLPIQDCTITLTLTKWAKDIDITNKIMPLSYQNNPDLENCKVYVKTYKEEQIIQTHFAQIQSELIATLETLLAIVKCKKSAALSEKDVLAYFATHPQVAREFKAICDKDLQDLKRERADIIESWQHYQAFETLCEKLF; the protein is encoded by the coding sequence ATGAGTGAAATTACTAAAGACAAAGCTTTTGAAACAATGAGGGATTTAAGCCATATCTTTGGCTTTGAAAAACCTAAAGAGGCAGATAGGCATCTCTTTGAAGAGCAAGCATATGCACATTTATATTTCCTTTTTCCCTTACACCTTTGCCTCCCGATACAAGATTGCACAATCACTCTTACTCTTACAAAATGGGCAAAAGACATAGACATCACAAATAAAATTATGCCGCTCTCCTATCAAAACAATCCCGATTTAGAAAATTGCAAGGTCTATGTCAAAACGTATAAAGAAGAGCAAATCATTCAAACGCATTTTGCACAAATCCAAAGCGAACTTATAGCGACACTAGAGACACTTTTAGCCATTGTGAAATGCAAAAAATCAGCCGCATTAAGTGAAAAAGATGTGTTGGCATATTTTGCTACACACCCACAAGTGGCAAGGGAATTCAAAGCAATTTGTGATAAGGACTTGCAAGATTTAAAGCGTGAGAGAGCAGACATTATAGAATCTTGGCAACATTATCAAGCCTTTGAAACCTTGTGTGAGAAGTTGTTTTGA
- a CDS encoding phosphoethanolamine transferase, translating into MLKYFKTFPRLYLNYHLLILLSSAFIVFCLNHFFNTTFNTTAHQVGFDYLVWLNGVIHILILALAFEIISLRLSVKYVIGIVLLLCSVCGFYMDSLGVAFDEDIIQSIFETHIDEAFDLMSFGLIKYVLLFGVFPIILLTFIKLKKKPFVRAFTQKIVFIIILSMLIGGSYGLWGKDIVFVFKAQKKLEKILNPIAPIRSLFLYIQHLQEKQSFVPTLIAKDATLAKEIPPQIVVFVIGESARSANFALNGYVKPTNPYTNTLNIISFKEFYSCGVITAISVPCMLTNYTQETYTNRNLSLYINNILDIAQSVGYEVWYLGNNGGKCVGGCDRNIKHTIIYPTDSLDSVMLPDIKNIIANAHKMRQNTFIVVHQYGSHGASYNKRYPPDWTRFTPVCEEKELSKCTYEEIINAYDNSLVYSDWILAQMIENLQKIDDMRSMLWYVSDHGESLGELGQYMHGGLGYNLAPKYQKHIPSIMWFSTGWENAPAKARERINHHLSHDYVFHTLLHILGIHTQDYQQALDIMP; encoded by the coding sequence ATGCTAAAATATTTTAAAACATTCCCTCGACTTTATCTTAATTATCACCTCCTTATTCTCTTAAGTAGCGCTTTTATTGTTTTTTGTCTTAATCATTTTTTTAATACTACTTTTAATACTACTGCGCACCAAGTGGGTTTTGATTATCTTGTATGGCTAAATGGTGTAATACATATTTTGATTTTGGCTTTAGCTTTTGAGATAATAAGTCTGCGTTTAAGTGTGAAATATGTAATAGGTATAGTGCTATTATTGTGTAGTGTGTGCGGATTCTATATGGATTCTTTGGGTGTTGCATTTGATGAGGATATTATCCAAAGCATATTTGAAACACATATAGACGAGGCTTTTGATTTAATGAGTTTCGGACTTATTAAATATGTTTTATTATTTGGCGTATTTCCTATTATTTTGCTTACCTTTATTAAACTCAAAAAAAAGCCTTTTGTTCGCGCATTTACCCAAAAAATTGTATTTATTATAATATTAAGTATGCTTATTGGGGGAAGTTATGGATTATGGGGCAAGGACATTGTTTTTGTGTTTAAAGCGCAAAAGAAACTTGAGAAGATACTCAATCCTATTGCACCTATTCGTTCTTTATTTCTTTATATCCAACATTTACAGGAAAAGCAAAGTTTTGTTCCTACTCTTATCGCCAAAGATGCAACTTTAGCTAAAGAGATACCACCACAGATTGTTGTATTTGTTATTGGTGAGAGTGCAAGAAGTGCAAATTTTGCTCTTAATGGCTATGTAAAGCCTACAAATCCTTATACAAACACACTTAATATAATAAGTTTTAAAGAATTTTATTCCTGTGGCGTAATTACAGCTATTTCTGTGCCTTGTATGCTGACAAATTACACCCAAGAGACTTATACGAATCGGAATCTTTCTTTATATATCAATAATATCCTTGATATAGCTCAAAGTGTAGGATATGAAGTGTGGTATTTGGGCAATAATGGTGGTAAATGCGTGGGGGGCTGTGATAGAAATATTAAGCACACTATAATTTATCCAACTGATAGCCTTGATAGCGTTATGCTTCCCGATATAAAAAACATTATTGCAAATGCGCATAAGATGAGGCAAAATACCTTTATTGTCGTGCATCAATATGGAAGCCACGGAGCATCTTATAATAAGCGCTATCCGCCAGATTGGACGCGATTTACCCCTGTGTGTGAGGAAAAGGAGCTTTCAAAATGCACCTATGAGGAGATTATAAATGCTTATGATAATTCGCTTGTATATAGCGATTGGATATTGGCTCAAATGATAGAGAATCTCCAAAAGATAGATGATATGCGCTCTATGCTATGGTATGTAAGTGATCACGGAGAGAGTTTGGGGGAACTAGGGCAATATATGCACGGAGGGCTAGGTTATAATCTTGCTCCAAAGTATCAAAAGCATATTCCTTCAATTATGTGGTTTAGCACAGGGTGGGAAAATGCTCCTGCTAAAGCGCGGGAGCGTATAAATCATCATTTAAGCCACGATTATGTGTTTCATACATTGTTGCATATACTTGGTATTCACACGCAAGATTATCAGCAAGCCCTTGATATAATGCCCTAA
- the cybH gene encoding Ni/Fe-hydrogenase, b-type cytochrome subunit — protein sequence MNTNKIEMFKKELHMHEEFSGLTRIFHWLRALCIFTLIATGFYIAYPFIMSNPDTTQATLQGSIQGQVVIEQSMGAVSTSYLQGYIRSVHLIMGFVLIAISFFRIYLFFFDKKSLPERISLNQALQPKIWIAQIKTYMFIGNHPHIDGTYNPIQFVTYLCLGILVFLISLTGVVLYYNVYNNGLGAILEFCFKWVEVLCGGLSSVRNLHHIFTWAIIIFIPVHIYFAVWNSIKYPNGGVDAIVSGIRYTDEVKV from the coding sequence ATGAATACAAATAAAATTGAAATGTTTAAAAAAGAGCTTCATATGCACGAAGAGTTTTCTGGGCTCACGCGCATATTTCACTGGCTAAGAGCACTATGTATCTTTACGCTCATTGCTACAGGATTCTATATCGCTTATCCTTTTATTATGTCAAATCCCGATACGACACAAGCTACTTTGCAAGGAAGTATACAAGGGCAAGTTGTTATTGAACAAAGTATGGGTGCGGTAAGCACTTCTTACTTGCAAGGTTATATCAGAAGCGTGCATTTGATTATGGGTTTTGTGCTTATTGCCATCTCATTTTTTAGAATCTATCTTTTTTTCTTTGACAAAAAATCTTTGCCTGAAAGAATCTCGCTTAACCAAGCGCTACAACCTAAAATATGGATAGCCCAAATTAAAACCTATATGTTTATAGGCAATCACCCTCATATTGATGGAACTTACAATCCTATACAATTTGTAACCTATTTATGCCTTGGCATACTCGTATTCCTTATATCTCTCACGGGAGTTGTGCTTTATTATAATGTTTATAATAATGGACTTGGAGCAATTTTAGAATTTTGCTTTAAATGGGTAGAGGTGCTTTGTGGAGGATTATCAAGTGTGCGGAATCTGCATCATATTTTTACTTGGGCGATTATCATCTTTATTCCAGTGCATATTTATTTTGCAGTATGGAATTCAATTAAATACCCAAATGGTGGTGTAGATGCTATTGTAAGCGGTATACGCTACACTGATGAAGTAAAAGTTTAA
- a CDS encoding nickel-dependent hydrogenase large subunit, giving the protein MTKRIIVDPITRIEGHLRIEVIVDENNVIQDAFSTSTLWRGLETIVKNRDPRDAGFIVQRICGVCTYSHYKAGITAVENALGIKPPLNAILTRTLMNISLFLHDHAVHFYTLHGLDWCDITSALKADCAAAAKLAFKYSPNPICTGENELKAVQEKVSTFVKQGALGPFANAYWGHKTYHFTPEQNLIVLSHYLKLLEVQRVIAQMMAIFGAKNPHPQSLTVGGVTSVMDILDPSRLGEWLTKYKEVTEFINRAYWADIIMAAEAYKNEDSVLKGCGVKNFISFQEMQVGPEEWLFSSGIIKDGDLSKVYPIDESKITEEAIHSWYEDNQPLHPYDGKTNPQYTGFKDAQTIGPDGKLIDSKVIDENGKYSWIKSPRYDGEPMEVGPLASVLVGYASGNKAIVDIVNELLSVTGLPKEALFSTLGRTAARAIECKVVADHGIKAFNALVANIASGDKNTCAPYSIDKNKEYKGRFIGNVPRGMLSHWVRIKNGVIENYQAVVPSTWNAGPRDANGKKGPYEMSLIGTQVKDITQPLEIIRHIHSFDPCIACAVHVMDTKGNELSQYKVEPSFARLR; this is encoded by the coding sequence ATGACAAAACGTATTATTGTAGATCCAATTACAAGAATTGAAGGGCACTTACGAATTGAGGTTATTGTTGATGAAAATAATGTGATACAAGATGCGTTCTCAACTTCAACATTATGGCGTGGTTTAGAGACAATCGTTAAAAATCGCGATCCACGTGATGCAGGTTTTATCGTTCAAAGAATCTGCGGTGTATGTACTTATTCCCATTACAAAGCAGGAATTACTGCTGTAGAAAATGCGCTAGGGATTAAGCCTCCACTCAATGCTATCCTTACACGCACTTTAATGAATATTTCTCTTTTTTTACACGACCACGCTGTGCATTTTTATACCTTGCACGGACTTGATTGGTGTGATATTACTTCTGCATTAAAAGCTGATTGCGCTGCTGCTGCAAAACTTGCTTTCAAATATAGCCCAAATCCTATCTGCACTGGTGAAAATGAACTCAAAGCTGTGCAAGAAAAAGTAAGCACTTTTGTTAAACAAGGTGCGCTTGGACCATTTGCTAATGCGTATTGGGGACACAAAACTTATCACTTTACTCCAGAGCAAAATCTCATTGTTCTCTCGCATTATCTTAAACTCCTTGAAGTGCAACGTGTCATTGCACAAATGATGGCAATTTTTGGTGCAAAAAATCCACATCCACAAAGTCTCACTGTAGGTGGCGTAACTTCTGTTATGGATATTTTAGACCCAAGCCGTTTAGGCGAATGGCTTACTAAGTATAAAGAAGTTACTGAATTTATCAATCGCGCATATTGGGCAGATATTATTATGGCAGCCGAAGCTTACAAAAATGAAGATTCTGTATTAAAAGGTTGTGGAGTTAAAAACTTTATCAGCTTCCAAGAAATGCAAGTAGGACCTGAAGAGTGGCTTTTTAGTAGTGGAATCATAAAAGATGGTGATTTAAGTAAAGTATATCCTATTGATGAGAGCAAAATCACAGAAGAAGCTATACATTCGTGGTATGAGGATAATCAGCCACTCCACCCCTATGATGGCAAAACAAATCCTCAATACACAGGCTTTAAAGACGCCCAAACTATTGGACCTGATGGTAAGCTTATAGATTCTAAAGTTATTGACGAAAATGGCAAATATTCGTGGATTAAATCTCCTCGTTATGATGGCGAACCTATGGAAGTTGGACCGCTTGCAAGTGTGCTAGTAGGTTATGCAAGTGGAAACAAAGCTATTGTTGATATTGTAAATGAACTTCTTAGCGTTACGGGCTTACCTAAAGAAGCTCTTTTTAGCACTCTTGGTAGAACTGCAGCACGTGCTATTGAATGTAAAGTTGTCGCAGACCACGGCATAAAAGCTTTCAATGCACTTGTTGCCAATATTGCCTCTGGAGATAAAAATACTTGTGCACCTTATAGTATTGATAAAAACAAAGAATACAAAGGACGCTTTATCGGTAATGTGCCTCGAGGAATGCTTAGCCACTGGGTGCGTATAAAAAATGGTGTTATTGAAAACTATCAAGCTGTTGTGCCTTCAACTTGGAATGCAGGACCACGTGATGCTAATGGTAAAAAAGGACCCTATGAAATGAGCCTTATTGGCACACAAGTCAAAGATATTACTCAACCGCTAGAGATTATTCGTCATATTCATTCATTTGACCCGTGTATTGCCTGCGCAGTGCATGTTATGGACACAAAAGGCAATGAACTAAGTCAATATAAGGTAGAGCCATCATTTGCAAGACTACGATAA